DNA from Streptomyces sp. NBC_01260:
CCCGATGGCCCATCCCGGTTACGGCAAGCGAACCGTTCCGGACGAACACCCATCCCGCGCCGCTGACTTCGCGTTGCTGCCCTTCCGGGAGCAATATGTCGCCGCGTTCATCGAGCGGCTGCCCGAGGGCGCCACGATGAGCGTGAAGTGCCTCGCCAAACAGATCCCGCTGTACGGGCAGCAGGCCGTCAGCTCCGCGCTGACCGCGCTGTCCGTGGCCGGACACCTGCGGCGCGTACGGTGCGCGGTCGGTGGCGGTGACCAGGTGCGGTGGGTCTTCCGGACCTACTGGACGCGGACCGCCCACGACAGCGAATGGTGGGCGAACCACCTGGCACCCGAACCCGTGCCCGCGCCCGATCCGGTGCGGGAACCCGTACGGGAAGCGGCGCCCGAGCCCGTCCGGGAAGCGGTCCCCGCGCCCCGCACCGAGAGCCCCGCCCCCGCCCCCGCCCCCTCGCCCGCGTACCTCGCACTGGCCGGGATCGGGCGGGCCGACGCACGCCTCGCGCTCTCCGCCGCCGACTGCACGGCCCTGGAAGCCCTGGCCGAGCGCTGGTTCGCACGCGGCGTGGACGCCGACTACCTCATCGGCGCCGTCACCTCCGGACTGCCCGCCCACGTCGACTCACCCGTCGGCTTCGTCCGCCACCGCCTCAACGACAAGATCCCGCCCGCACTCCCCACCACCCCCACACCGCCGCCCGCCGGAACCCCGGTCCGGCGCGTGATGATGGAGTGCACCGAATGCGGCACCCCCGGCCGCCCCGAAGCCCTCCCCGACGGCCTCTGCCAACCCTGCCGACAGCCCGAACCCGCCACCACCGACACCCAGGCGGGCCCGCCCGCCGAACGCGACGTCACCCAACTCGTCGCCGGACTCCGCGACCTCCTCAAAGCCCCCTGAGCCGAACCCTCTCGCTCGGCCTCGCCTCCACCGCCGTGACCCGCAGACTGAGCCTGTAGGGCTAAAGGGCCGCGAAATCCCTTGCTAAAGGTTGCCAGACCCCCTATTGCGCGTTTCACTTGCGCACATAGGCGGAAAATCACAGAGGGGAGGGTCCACATGCTGCTGAACTTCAGGATGTCGAACCATCGCTCGATCCGCGAGGAACAAGAACTCCAGCTTCACCCCGCCTACGACGCGGACCGTCCTACGGGTACGGACTGGGCCGCAGTCCCCGTGGCGGGCCTCTTCGGTGCCAACGCCGCAGGGAAATCGAACCTCGTGGGCGCACTGGGGTACATGGCCGGGATGGTCCTGAACTCGCATCGCGATGCGGAGCCCGGTGGCGGCATCGCCCGCAACGCGTTCCGCCTGGATGCCTCGGCTGCCGACGAGCCGTCCTGGTACGTGGTGGATCTCTCGCTGGACGGGGTGCGCTACACCTACGGCTTCAGCATCGACGACGAGCAAGTCCTCGACGAATGGCTCTACAGCTACCCGCTCGGTAAGAAGCGCAAGATCTTCGAGCGCTCCGAGGGCGAAGTGAATCCGGGTGACACACAGGCCCGACGTGAACTGGAACTGGTCGAGAACATCACCGAATCGAATGTGCTGTTCCTGACCATGGCCGCACGCTCCAAGCAGCAGGACTTCCGCCCCGTCTACGACTGGTTCGCGACAGGCCTGAAGTTCAGCGAGGGCCGCATGCGCTCACCGCTGGGAATCGCTCCGGGGACGCCGGGACCGGCCTGGGACACTCCCGGCCTCTTGGCTCTCCTGCGCTCGGCCGACCTGGGTATCGAGGCGTACGGCACCGAACGGCAGGTCCTGGACGAGGAAGCCCTGCGTCGGCTGTACGGCGGACGGGTACCCCAGCGTGAGCTCGCCAGGCTGGCGGAAAGAGGGCCGCGGGAGACCGTGCGACCGTGGATCGGCCACCGCGGGCGCACCGGCGTAGTCCGCATGGAACTCCACGAGGAGTCCGCGGGCACCAAGGCGCTGCTGGAGCAGGCTCCGCGATTTCTGTCCGTACTGCGCCGAGGCGGCACGCTCATCGTCGACGAGATC
Protein-coding regions in this window:
- a CDS encoding AAA family ATPase, which codes for MLLNFRMSNHRSIREEQELQLHPAYDADRPTGTDWAAVPVAGLFGANAAGKSNLVGALGYMAGMVLNSHRDAEPGGGIARNAFRLDASAADEPSWYVVDLSLDGVRYTYGFSIDDEQVLDEWLYSYPLGKKRKIFERSEGEVNPGDTQARRELELVENITESNVLFLTMAARSKQQDFRPVYDWFATGLKFSEGRMRSPLGIAPGTPGPAWDTPGLLALLRSADLGIEAYGTERQVLDEEALRRLYGGRVPQRELARLAERGPRETVRPWIGHRGRTGVVRMELHEESAGTKALLEQAPRFLSVLRRGGTLIVDEIDSSLHPLLTTQLIKLFQEPETNPRGAQLVFTSHDASLLGRVDGEDILKRDQVWFVEKDQYGETRLFALSEFKPRVGENHERRYLGGSYGGVPFIDESLAKALATRREQNGAAT
- a CDS encoding MarR family transcriptional regulator, translating into MAVEHLSPALPASAVSPPYPMAHPGYGKRTVPDEHPSRAADFALLPFREQYVAAFIERLPEGATMSVKCLAKQIPLYGQQAVSSALTALSVAGHLRRVRCAVGGGDQVRWVFRTYWTRTAHDSEWWANHLAPEPVPAPDPVREPVREAAPEPVREAVPAPRTESPAPAPAPSPAYLALAGIGRADARLALSAADCTALEALAERWFARGVDADYLIGAVTSGLPAHVDSPVGFVRHRLNDKIPPALPTTPTPPPAGTPVRRVMMECTECGTPGRPEALPDGLCQPCRQPEPATTDTQAGPPAERDVTQLVAGLRDLLKAP